The following is a genomic window from Brachionichthys hirsutus isolate HB-005 chromosome 15, CSIRO-AGI_Bhir_v1, whole genome shotgun sequence.
agaaataaaactgaactgaattaaTTGTTTGTTTAAGGTAATTGACCAGTTACTAATCAATTTCATTTGATCAAATATCCATGGAAGTGTTAGAACCTCTGGCCACTGCTGCCAaaaagaaagagtgaaataagcAGCTGATTATCAGTGTTGCCTAAACACGCATGATCCAATCCTCTCCTTGGACATCCCAACCCGGACCTGGTTTCAGCACCAGATCTGATCGGCACTGCCGCGCCTCAGACTGAAGACATCTCCCCTGGGCTGGATGGAGTACCAGCGTTACTTTGTTTGATTTAAACCCATCTGGATCATTGCCCACGTACGTGAAGGCGAAGGTGTCGGGGGGGGTTGCATCACAGCACCGGGCTCAGTGGGTCACAAATAACTCAAAGGAAGGCTCACATCTCATCTGAGACCAATCAGAGCTGCAGCCCTGACTGCTGTCATCATCTCGGCCCCCACCATTACTAAAAGACATGAAGCGTCCTTGCTAAAGAGCCAGCGCTGGGGAGGTGCCCACAGAGAAGCCTGATCGATGCGTGCCAACTGCGTGTCGACCTGAGTGTAACCAAACAACTGCAATCACTGACACTCGACGGCAGCCAGAGGGCGCACGCCGCTGCCAACAGCATTTACTAGAACTTAACAATCGGAAAATAGTTTCTCACTTAAGAGCCCTTCCTGCGATTTCCATCAGCATCCTGAATCGGAAAGGACCAGGAGACACAAAATGCATTCCACTTTCAGCACCACCAGGTCCGTGGTCGTTGTCAGCGCACGTCACTGCAATACTCCGATCTGATTGGGTGACATCACCAAAGTATCATCAGTGGTCGGCCCAAACGTGATGAATGAAATGCAGAAAGGATTGATCTTAACCGTCACAGATACATGAAACcatttgaatgaaatggaaTATTCTCACATCATGTCTCTAACCTTCTACAGCTCTACTGTGATACAGAGTACCCTTGTACTTTAGTATTCCAGATGCAGGATATGATAGTGGAATTTCAATCGTCTTCCTTTCCTggctatttttatttctatttggaATAGGTCATTATTTTTCAGGATATTGGCAAAATGtccaacaataataataatccactTTCAACTCTTCCAACTGGAAGATAGATATCACGTAAACCACGGCTCGTTCCCGATCTTGTGTTCTTGGTGTTTGTGCAGAACTGAATTTGCCTCCTGTGGCCCCCCCGGGTAATTTCAGTTTGAGATTTAAATATTACCAACAGGAATTAAAGCCACAACTTTCGATGTGAAACAAAGTTGTAATAAAACATAATTATCCTTTCATGCGCAACCAAAACCCGGCAGAGAAAATGGATGCAGTGTCCCAGTCCTGCCGGATGGTCCCGATCAGCCTTCCCTTGGACAgtgtgctgctgcttctacCAGATTAAGTGTGCAGGGTTCACTGGGAAGGTTAGCAAATGTGCAGTTAGCACCAATTAGCCACAAagacacccagaatgcaccagACTTCAGAAGAATCTTGTGACCGAGTCAGGAAAATCAAAGATGACATCCTGGCCTGCAACGGGCTTCCCCTCCAATGAGCTCCCAGATGAAGACGGCCTCGCATCTGTGTCCTCACTGTCCCGGTCCCCAACTCTAATAACCCAAACGgcaggacggagggacagaacggcaggacggagggagagaacggcaggacggagggacagaatggcaggacggagggagagaacggcaggacggagggagagaatggcaggacggagggagagaacggcaggacggagggacagaacggcaggacggagggacagaaCGGCAGGACAGAGGGTGAGGACGgcaggacggagggagagaacggcaggacggagggagagaacggcaggacggagggacagaacggcaggacggagggacagaaCGGCAGGACAGAGGGTGAGGACGgcaggacggagggagagaacggcaggacggagggagagaacggcaggacggagggacagaacggcaggacggagggacagaacggcaggacggagggagagaacgGCGGGACAGAGGGTGAGAACGGCAGGACGGAGGGTGAGAACGgcaggacggagggacagaacggcaggacggagggagagaacggcaggacagagggacagaacggcaggacggagggacagaacggcaggacggagggagagaacgGCAGGGCGGAGGGACAGAACGgcaggacggagggagagaacggcaggacggagggacagaacggcaggacggagggacagaacggcaggacggagggacagaacggcaggacggagggagagaacggcaggacggagggacagaacggcaggacggagggacagaacggcaggacggagggacagaacggcaggacggagggacagaacggcacacacacacacaaaacaatttTCACACGAAGCCACTGAagtctcttcttctctccttttttttccttcatgttATTTCTCCAAATTTGTCCCACAGTAAGCCTGAGAGTAACATCtgtgagacgcacacacacacacacacacccacacacgcacacacgcgcacacgcacacacacgcgcacacacgcacatgcacacacacgcgcacacgcacacacatgcacacacacacgcacacacgcacacacacgcacacgcgcacatgcacacgcacacacacgcacacacacgcgcacacgcacacacacacgcacgcacacacacacacgcacacacacacacgcacacactggtcCTTATTAGTGTGTCTTGGGGTTGAACCAGCACCCTCCAAAGCGTTTCCGTGTCGAGCCCCAGACGGGCTGCGTTTAATGACCTGCAGCTCTCAGACGCTGTGATTAATGAATCTGACCTGCTAATTCAGGagaatacacaaaacacaatacacaatacacaaaacataatacacaaaacacaatacacaatacacaaaacataatacacaaaacacaatacacaaaacacaaacacaaaaacaatacacaacacacaatacacaacaacacaaaacacaaaactcaacaacacaatacacaaaacacaatacacaaaacacaatacacaatacacaaaacataatacacaaaacacaaaaacaatacacaaaacacaatacacaacacacaatacacaacaacacaaaacacaaaacacaaaacacaacaacacaatacacaaaacacaatacacaaaaacaatacacaaaaacaatacacaacacacaaaacacaaaaacacaatacacaaaacacaacaacacaatactcaaaacacaatacacaatacacaaaaacaatacacaaaacacaatacacaaaaacaatacacaatacacaaaaacaatacacaaaacacaatacacaatacacaaaaacaatacacaatacacaaaaacaatacacaatacacaaaacacaaaaacacaatacacaaaacacaatacacaaaaacaatacacaatacacaaaacacaaaaacacaatacacaaaacacaaaacacaaaaacaatacacaaaaacacaatacacaaaacacaaaaactatacacaaaaccacaaaaacaccaaaacaccaaaacacaatacacaaaaacacaaaaccacaaaaaaaatacgcaatacacaaaacacaaaaacaccaaaacacaaaacacaatacacaaaaacacaaatacacaaaaacacaaaaacacactgctGTCAGAGACACAAACGCTGAGCGGCGCTCGTTAACATTCTTCTGTATTTCGAGATGTTCCGATAAGCAGGAGTTAGCGTTCCGTTTCATCAGAAGCATTCAGCGCCGCTTTGTTCTAAATCATCCAAACGGTTTGAACTTGAGCTCAGCAAGACCAAACCACCCAAAATCAGAGACCCAGAGGGACCCAGAGGGACCCGGGGAGACCCAGAGGGACCCAGAGGGACCCGGGGAGACCCGGGGAGACCAAGAGGGACCCAGAGGGACCAAGAGGGACCCGGGGAGACccagagagacccagagagacccagagagacccAGAGGGACCCAGAGGGACCCGGGGAGACCCAGAGGGAGCAAGAGGGACCCAGAGGGACCCGGGGAGACCCAGAGGGACCCAGAGGGACCCAGAGGGACCCGGGGAGACCCAGAGGGACCCAGAGAGACCCAGAGGGACCCGGGGAGACCCAGAGGGACCCAGAGGGACCCAGAGAGACCCAGAGGGACCCAGAGAGACCCAGAGGGACCCAGAGAGACCCAGATGGACCCAGAGGGACCCAGAGGGACCCGGGGAGACCCAGAGGGACCTGGGGAGACCCAGAGGGACCCAGAGGGACCCGGGGAGACCCAGAGGGAGCAAGAGGGACCCAGAGGGACCCGGGGAGACccagagagacccagagagacccAGAGGGACCCAGAGGGACCCGGGGAGACCCAGAGGGAGCAAGAGGGACCCAGAGGGACCCGGGGAGACCCAGAGAGACCcacagagacccagagagacccagagagacccAGAGGGACCCAGAGGGACCCAGAGGGACCCACAGGGACCCAGAGGGACCCGGGGAGACCCAGAGAGACCCGGGGAGACCCAGAGGGACCAAGAGGGACCCAGAGGGACCCGGAGAGACCCAGAGGGACCCGGGGAGACCCAGAGAGCAGACGTAGCATGGGAAACTAATAGATCCAACAAATCCAAATTCCTTTTTGTCAGATCATGCCTCCTTCAATTTGCCCTCGAGGAGTCACCGGGCTTTGTTGCATACTCTAAGCACTTCCAGATTGAAGTTGCCCTGTGGCACTCCAGGTTGCATAATCAATCTCCCTGGCTGCACTCACGCCATTAGTCCGGGACGCAGCAGCCAGAATGGCTGAAGGACACACATCTGTCCTCACGGTGGAATATTCTCCTGCATCTATTCCTGCTGCAGGGGGcgctctttttttattgaggATGCTTTTTATGAGTTAACCTTGTGTGTTAAGAGTCCTTCCAACTTGTGGATTTTTTGGGAAGCCTTTGCTTTGCTGTCCTTGTTCTCAGCACATTGAAGTTATGTTACAAGACTTTATTTGGCTGCGTCCCATAACAGCATCTAAAGTGATCCCAGGTCACATCACAAGGTATCCTCAG
Proteins encoded in this region:
- the LOC137904592 gene encoding proline-rich protein 2-like, giving the protein MDAVSQSCRMVPISLPLDTRPNHPKSETQRDPEGPGETQRDPEGPGETRGDQEGPRGTKRDPGRPRETQRDPERPRGTQRDPGRPRGSKRDPEGPGETQRDPEGPRGTRGDPEGPRETQRDPGRPRGTQRDPERPRGTQRDPEGPRETQMDPEGPRGTRGDPEGPGETQRDPEGPGETQREQEGPRGTRGDPERPRETQRDPEGPGETQREQEGPRGTRGDPERPTETQRDPERPRGTQRDPEGPTGTQRDPGRPRETRGDPEGPRGTQRDPERPRGTRGDPESRRSMGN